One Thermococcus kodakarensis KOD1 genomic window carries:
- a CDS encoding DUF4392 domain-containing protein, whose amino-acid sequence MIAHLVNTDVGSRGIGRLYLDYRTRNFHFLEDAAETFLNNLERTLIVTGFPIPPSMTPETDGPPGALAVAKAVEKLGGRAEVLSYPEVMGALRPFGVTFARDGDVSEYSLVVAIETPGRAVDGRYYSMSGMEITREAFDGLVIEAREYGIPTIAVGDGGNEAGMGNVRDLIELYIPLGEKIASVVEVDHLITAGVSNWGSYGLVAHASILAGTNLLADWDEERAVKALTSAGLIDGVRKKSSESVDGIGLEVHKEVVELLKALINDALGG is encoded by the coding sequence ATGATCGCCCACCTTGTAAACACCGACGTTGGAAGCAGGGGAATAGGAAGGCTGTATCTTGACTACCGCACCAGAAACTTCCATTTTTTGGAGGACGCCGCTGAGACGTTTCTCAACAACCTTGAGAGAACTCTTATAGTAACCGGCTTCCCGATTCCGCCTTCTATGACTCCTGAAACCGACGGCCCACCCGGGGCATTGGCAGTCGCAAAAGCCGTAGAAAAGCTCGGGGGAAGGGCGGAAGTCCTCAGCTATCCGGAGGTAATGGGAGCATTGAGGCCGTTTGGCGTCACTTTTGCAAGGGACGGTGATGTCTCGGAATACTCGCTGGTCGTCGCCATTGAGACTCCCGGAAGGGCAGTTGACGGCAGGTATTACTCCATGAGCGGCATGGAGATAACGAGGGAGGCCTTTGACGGGCTGGTAATTGAGGCGAGAGAATATGGAATCCCAACAATAGCGGTTGGTGACGGCGGAAACGAAGCCGGGATGGGCAACGTCAGGGACCTAATTGAGCTGTACATTCCCCTTGGAGAAAAGATAGCCAGCGTTGTTGAGGTTGATCACCTTATAACGGCTGGAGTGTCGAACTGGGGTTCCTACGGGCTGGTGGCACATGCCTCGATCTTAGCCGGCACAAATCTCCTTGCAGACTGGGATGAAGAGAGGGCAGTAAAAGCCCTAACAAGCGCCGGGTTGATAGATGGGGTTAGAAAGAAATCCAGCGAGAGCGTGGACGGGATCGGCCTCGAAGTCCATAAGGAAGTCGTTGAGCTTTTAAAGGCACTAATTAATGATGCCCTAGGTGGTTGA
- a CDS encoding HD domain-containing protein, with protein MKLEEFISDPKSRELIETVREFAKSFFDREGTHGFSHVERVFNLCMHIGKEEGADLEVLALAALLHDIARPLEDSGKVEDHALEGARIARRYLRSLGYPEDKVEAVAHAIEAHRFSRGPEPATLEAKILSDADKLDAIGAVGIARVFMYSGEHGRGIDASIKHFEEKILKLKDLMYTETARKMAEERHRFTEEFIERLRREIEGEI; from the coding sequence ATGAAGCTTGAGGAGTTCATATCTGACCCGAAGTCAAGGGAGCTGATAGAGACCGTCAGGGAGTTCGCCAAAAGCTTCTTCGACAGGGAGGGCACGCACGGCTTCAGCCACGTTGAGAGGGTCTTCAACCTCTGCATGCATATCGGGAAAGAAGAGGGGGCTGATTTAGAAGTCCTCGCCCTGGCGGCGCTTCTCCACGATATTGCCCGCCCGCTGGAGGATTCAGGGAAAGTCGAGGACCATGCCCTTGAGGGGGCAAGGATAGCGAGGAGGTACCTGAGGAGCCTCGGTTATCCCGAAGACAAGGTTGAAGCCGTTGCCCACGCGATAGAGGCCCACCGCTTCTCACGTGGGCCTGAACCGGCAACACTTGAGGCAAAGATCCTGAGCGATGCCGATAAGCTCGACGCAATAGGGGCCGTGGGGATAGCGAGGGTCTTCATGTACTCGGGGGAGCATGGGAGGGGCATAGACGCCTCAATAAAGCACTTTGAGGAGAAGATACTGAAGCTGAAAGACCTGATGTACACAGAAACCGCGAGAAAGATGGCCGAAGAGAGACACCGCTTTACCGAGGAGTTTATTGAGCGGCTCAGGCGTGAGATAGAGGGTGAAATCTGA
- a CDS encoding HAD family hydrolase, producing the protein MGRIKAVLFDIDGTLLTEMPLIQLFLPQVYEKLAKKLETTKEEARNVFLSEIFSRRDTYDWHDWNFFFELFGLNMRYEDLLRRYPHKLHVYPDTIPTLEWLKGSGYPLGVVTSGPEYQRLKLKLTGLEGYFDVIVTREDVKAIKPEPKIFLYALEKLGVEPKEAAFVGDSLSQDVYGAKHVGMLSIWINREGEPGHHLADYEIRTLHELRKILGVVE; encoded by the coding sequence ATGGGCAGGATAAAGGCCGTTCTCTTTGACATCGATGGCACACTGCTAACTGAAATGCCCCTTATTCAGCTCTTTCTCCCGCAGGTGTACGAAAAGCTGGCAAAAAAGCTGGAAACTACCAAGGAAGAGGCCAGGAACGTGTTTCTGTCCGAGATATTCTCAAGGCGAGACACCTACGACTGGCACGACTGGAACTTTTTCTTTGAGCTTTTTGGCCTCAATATGCGGTATGAAGACCTTCTGAGGAGGTACCCACACAAGCTCCACGTTTATCCGGACACCATTCCGACCCTTGAGTGGCTTAAAGGATCTGGATACCCTCTGGGAGTTGTCACGAGCGGGCCCGAATACCAGCGCCTTAAGCTCAAGCTGACTGGGCTCGAAGGGTACTTCGATGTCATCGTGACCAGGGAGGATGTTAAGGCGATAAAACCCGAGCCAAAGATATTTCTCTACGCCCTTGAAAAACTCGGAGTTGAACCAAAAGAGGCCGCTTTCGTTGGGGATTCCCTGAGCCAGGACGTTTATGGGGCGAAGCACGTTGGCATGCTCTCAATATGGATAAACCGTGAGGGCGAACCCGGGCATCACTTAGCGGACTATGAAATCAGGACGCTCCACGAGCTTAGAAAAATACTGGGGGTGGTAGAATGA
- a CDS encoding BatD family protein: protein MRKLLALILGIVLMVSGGITSNKGIVRAEETNYATVGPSVQLNLGDSVTLGEYTIKFSDISVDYSQVSLTIQGPTGAPSTIIVPEGSNAYYPNSKNPKLVFGAAVWTKDKKPLLYLDIKSPLKKVNGDPLILSAGKSYTLPVGTIKVYKVTSTEVTFTIYLPNNPSKSITLKEGESGGVAYAFPNTDFKYYDFVYVELLDITPGKSAKFNVYMPAVPATKISVSRAGGSSSSSGSGTSTTQTLISLYDGLLYTNEKLTITQNKTKYELQLVSAVSTKASIKVYKDGKALDTYIISIGAIKDIPNTPLKVLISKSEPQYGRVSLTVYGPEDAKATPILRPATIVASIDTVPKTVMVGQDMVIIVTVENKGKGDAYDVNVAAPVPNGFKLVSSVKSWTFKSFPAFTKMPALIYVLQPTKVGKFDIGRVMVTYYDDQSLETGKQKTIYSQPLSGIIVYGLPEIKVSAVASNGTHEGNYVHTEAGKKVLLKFNVSASEGDPNYEFIKNATLQLVFPEGISGEAVIPVGDLKAGSSKLIQASVTVTENGTFPIGAELVYQDPLGREHRLEIGNVVLIDSIPPTIITKEVKIKLWPTPEELPEYINKTLASMNNATPLAEQILNVSKAYLPPEEKKGNPWKPAAIVFLLVALVAGALAINYWNEANRLKEQLMKKKQRRPGGLPKKEEETEEDISKSEEKKVI from the coding sequence ATGAGGAAACTCCTGGCTTTAATTTTGGGGATTGTTTTAATGGTTTCAGGTGGAATTACGTCTAATAAGGGCATTGTCCGCGCTGAAGAAACTAATTATGCAACCGTTGGGCCGTCCGTTCAGCTTAATCTAGGAGATTCTGTAACCCTTGGTGAGTACACTATCAAGTTCTCGGACATCAGCGTTGATTATAGCCAGGTTTCTCTGACGATTCAGGGGCCGACAGGGGCACCTTCAACTATAATAGTTCCCGAGGGCTCTAACGCGTACTATCCCAACAGCAAGAACCCCAAGCTAGTATTTGGAGCGGCTGTATGGACCAAAGACAAAAAGCCGCTCCTGTACCTTGACATAAAGTCCCCACTCAAAAAGGTAAACGGCGACCCGTTGATACTTTCCGCAGGAAAGAGCTACACCCTCCCAGTGGGTACAATAAAAGTCTATAAAGTCACTTCCACAGAGGTAACTTTCACGATTTACCTCCCGAACAATCCATCTAAGAGCATCACCCTCAAGGAAGGTGAAAGTGGGGGAGTTGCCTACGCATTCCCGAACACGGACTTCAAGTACTACGACTTCGTCTATGTTGAGCTCCTTGACATTACACCTGGAAAATCAGCGAAGTTCAACGTCTACATGCCGGCAGTTCCCGCTACAAAGATATCAGTGAGCCGCGCGGGGGGCTCGAGCTCAAGCTCGGGCTCGGGAACATCAACAACCCAAACCCTCATATCCCTGTACGATGGTCTCCTCTACACGAACGAAAAGCTGACCATCACCCAGAACAAGACCAAGTACGAGCTACAGCTCGTTTCGGCCGTCTCCACGAAGGCCAGTATAAAGGTCTACAAGGACGGCAAGGCACTAGACACTTACATAATCAGCATAGGTGCCATTAAGGACATCCCAAACACTCCCCTGAAAGTTTTGATATCGAAATCTGAACCGCAGTATGGAAGGGTGTCCCTAACGGTATATGGCCCGGAGGACGCAAAGGCGACGCCGATTCTTAGGCCGGCAACCATAGTGGCCTCGATAGACACCGTTCCAAAGACCGTCATGGTTGGACAGGACATGGTTATCATAGTAACGGTCGAGAACAAAGGCAAAGGCGATGCCTACGATGTTAACGTCGCAGCCCCAGTTCCGAACGGCTTCAAACTCGTTAGCTCAGTCAAGAGCTGGACGTTTAAGAGCTTTCCTGCATTCACAAAGATGCCCGCTTTAATATACGTTCTCCAGCCCACAAAGGTCGGAAAGTTCGATATTGGAAGGGTGATGGTAACCTACTACGATGATCAGAGCCTTGAAACTGGCAAGCAGAAGACCATATACTCCCAGCCCCTCAGCGGCATCATCGTGTACGGACTACCTGAGATAAAGGTCTCTGCGGTTGCCTCGAACGGTACTCATGAGGGCAACTACGTTCACACAGAGGCAGGCAAAAAGGTTCTCCTGAAGTTCAACGTAAGCGCCTCTGAGGGAGACCCCAACTACGAGTTCATAAAGAACGCGACGCTCCAGTTAGTATTCCCTGAGGGCATCAGCGGTGAAGCCGTTATTCCAGTCGGCGACCTTAAGGCAGGTTCATCAAAGCTCATACAGGCTTCCGTCACTGTTACGGAAAACGGCACCTTCCCGATTGGAGCAGAACTCGTTTACCAGGACCCGCTTGGTCGGGAACACCGGCTTGAAATCGGCAACGTAGTGCTGATTGACAGCATCCCACCGACGATCATTACAAAAGAGGTTAAGATCAAACTATGGCCGACCCCTGAGGAGCTTCCAGAATACATAAACAAGACACTCGCCAGCATGAACAACGCAACCCCACTAGCGGAGCAGATTCTCAACGTTTCCAAGGCATACCTACCACCTGAAGAGAAGAAAGGCAACCCGTGGAAACCTGCGGCAATAGTATTCCTGCTCGTTGCGCTCGTGGCAGGCGCTCTAGCAATCAATTACTGGAACGAGGCCAACAGACTCAAGGAGCAGCTGATGAAGAAGAAGCAGAGACGCCCAGGAGGACTTCCAAAGAAGGAAGAAGAGACCGAGGAGGATATCTCCAAATCTGAGGAGAAAAAAGTTATCTGA
- the aspS gene encoding aspartate--tRNA(Asn) ligase, which produces MYRTHYSSEITEELNGQKVKVAGWVWEVKDLGGIKFLWIRDRDGIVQITAPKKKVDPELFKLIPKLRSEDVVAVEGVVNFTPKAKLGFEILPEKIVVLNRAETPLPLDPTGKVKAELDTRLDNRFMDLRRPEVMAIFKIRSSVFKAVRDFFHENGFIEIHTPKIIATATEGGTELFPMKYFEEDAFLAQSPQLYKQIMMASGLDRVYEIAPIFRAEEHNTTRHLNEAWSIDSEMAFIEDEEEVMSFLERLVAHAINYVREHNAKELDILNFELEEPKLPFPRVSYDKALEILGDLGKEIPWGEDIDTEGERLLGKYMMENENAPLYFLYQYPSEAKPFYIMKYDNKPEICRAFDLEYRGVEISSGGQREHRHDILVEQIKEKGLNPESFEFYLKAFRYGMPPHGGFGLGAERLIKQMLDLPNIREVILFPRDRRRLTP; this is translated from the coding sequence ATGTACAGGACGCACTACTCAAGCGAAATTACGGAGGAGTTGAACGGCCAGAAGGTTAAAGTCGCTGGCTGGGTCTGGGAAGTCAAAGACCTCGGCGGCATAAAGTTTCTCTGGATACGGGACAGGGATGGAATCGTCCAGATAACCGCTCCTAAGAAGAAGGTCGACCCGGAACTCTTCAAGCTCATTCCAAAGCTCAGGAGCGAGGATGTGGTTGCAGTTGAGGGAGTAGTTAACTTCACTCCAAAGGCCAAGCTGGGTTTCGAGATTCTGCCCGAGAAGATCGTTGTGCTGAACAGGGCCGAAACGCCTCTTCCGCTCGACCCGACAGGTAAGGTCAAGGCTGAGCTCGACACCAGGCTTGACAACCGCTTCATGGACTTAAGAAGGCCCGAGGTCATGGCCATATTCAAGATACGCTCAAGCGTCTTCAAAGCTGTGAGGGACTTCTTCCACGAGAACGGCTTCATTGAGATTCACACGCCCAAGATAATCGCTACCGCCACCGAGGGTGGGACGGAGCTCTTCCCGATGAAGTACTTCGAGGAGGACGCTTTCCTCGCTCAGAGTCCCCAGCTCTACAAGCAGATAATGATGGCCAGCGGTCTCGACAGGGTCTACGAGATAGCGCCGATATTCAGGGCAGAGGAGCACAACACAACGCGCCACTTAAACGAAGCATGGAGCATTGACAGCGAGATGGCCTTCATAGAGGACGAGGAGGAAGTCATGAGCTTCCTTGAGAGGCTTGTCGCCCACGCAATAAACTACGTCCGCGAGCACAACGCCAAGGAGCTCGATATACTCAACTTTGAACTTGAGGAACCCAAACTTCCCTTCCCGCGCGTGAGCTACGATAAGGCCCTTGAAATCCTCGGGGACCTTGGAAAGGAGATTCCCTGGGGAGAGGACATAGACACTGAAGGGGAGAGGCTTCTCGGAAAGTACATGATGGAGAACGAGAACGCTCCGCTCTACTTCCTCTACCAGTACCCGAGCGAAGCAAAGCCGTTCTATATAATGAAGTATGATAACAAGCCCGAGATATGCAGAGCCTTCGACCTCGAGTACAGAGGAGTTGAGATAAGCTCCGGCGGCCAGAGGGAGCACAGGCACGACATCCTTGTTGAGCAGATCAAGGAGAAGGGCCTCAACCCAGAAAGCTTTGAATTCTACCTTAAGGCCTTCCGCTACGGCATGCCGCCCCACGGTGGCTTTGGACTCGGCGCCGAGAGGCTGATAAAACAGATGCTCGACCTTCCGAACATCAGGGAGGTCATCCTGTTCCCGAGGGACAGGAGGAGGCTGACACCGTAA
- a CDS encoding KH domain-containing protein translates to MKAPICEVCLKTDGILCPADEKKLQEGIISELDVKVARLLYKLLGDADIEFKNAVEAGDLVVIVVGEGDVPVVIGKGGKNIKALIRELGKRVRVIEGMKAENPNELKKLASDLFYPAGVFGVNVVYKAGGERDYKILVFGRDRKKLPEKPEVLESILSQITGKDVRISFV, encoded by the coding sequence GTGAAGGCGCCGATCTGTGAGGTGTGCTTGAAGACGGATGGTATTCTCTGTCCCGCCGATGAGAAAAAACTCCAGGAGGGTATAATCTCCGAGCTTGACGTTAAGGTCGCGAGGCTTCTCTACAAGCTTCTCGGTGACGCTGATATCGAGTTCAAGAATGCCGTCGAAGCTGGAGATCTCGTTGTCATCGTCGTTGGGGAAGGAGACGTGCCCGTGGTCATAGGTAAGGGTGGAAAGAACATCAAAGCCCTGATAAGGGAGCTTGGAAAGCGCGTTAGGGTTATCGAGGGTATGAAAGCGGAAAACCCGAACGAGCTGAAGAAGCTGGCCTCTGACCTGTTCTATCCTGCTGGAGTCTTTGGCGTTAACGTGGTCTACAAGGCCGGAGGAGAGAGGGACTACAAGATCCTCGTCTTTGGAAGGGACAGAAAGAAGCTCCCTGAGAAGCCAGAAGTTCTTGAGAGCATTCTCAGCCAGATAACCGGCAAAGACGTTAGGATATCCTTTGTTTGA
- a CDS encoding M20 metallopeptidase family protein, which translates to MNFDPVSEAKRIGSLIVSWRRDFHMHPELGYEEERTSRIVEEHLREWGYSIKRVGTGIIADIGEGEKTIALRADMDALPIQEENEVPYKSKVPGKMHACGHDAHTAMLLGAAKIIAEHRDELKGRVRLIFQPAEEGGNGAVKMIEGGALEGVDAIFGFHVWMDLPSGIIGIRDGPFLAGAGIFNGKIIGKGGHGASPHETVDPIPIAAETVLAFQTIVSRNIEPIETGVVSVTSVHGGTAFNVIPEEVEFKGTFRFFKPEVGELIQMRMREILDGITKAHRARYELSIEELTPPTINTKEMADFARKVAEKYGLKYGEVRPTMGAEDFAFYLQKVPGAFLALGIRNEEKGIIYPHHHPKFDVDEDVLYIGTAMEVALAFEFLSE; encoded by the coding sequence ATGAACTTTGACCCAGTTTCCGAGGCGAAGAGGATAGGGAGTCTGATCGTATCCTGGCGTAGGGACTTCCACATGCACCCGGAACTTGGGTACGAAGAGGAGAGAACTTCCAGGATAGTCGAGGAGCACCTGCGCGAGTGGGGGTACTCAATAAAGCGTGTTGGGACTGGAATAATAGCGGACATTGGCGAAGGTGAAAAAACGATAGCCCTCAGGGCGGACATGGACGCCCTGCCCATCCAGGAGGAGAACGAGGTTCCCTACAAGTCAAAAGTTCCAGGAAAGATGCACGCCTGCGGTCACGACGCCCACACCGCTATGCTACTCGGAGCGGCGAAGATAATAGCAGAACACAGAGATGAGCTGAAGGGTCGGGTCAGACTTATCTTCCAGCCAGCTGAAGAAGGTGGAAACGGCGCGGTTAAAATGATTGAAGGCGGCGCCTTGGAGGGAGTGGACGCTATCTTCGGCTTCCACGTTTGGATGGATTTGCCGAGCGGTATTATCGGTATCAGAGACGGGCCTTTTCTTGCCGGGGCTGGCATATTCAACGGAAAGATTATTGGCAAGGGAGGCCATGGGGCTTCTCCGCACGAGACAGTTGATCCAATCCCAATTGCTGCCGAGACCGTTCTCGCTTTCCAGACGATAGTCAGCAGAAACATCGAGCCAATTGAAACTGGTGTTGTCAGCGTCACCTCAGTCCACGGCGGGACAGCCTTCAACGTCATCCCTGAGGAGGTTGAGTTCAAGGGGACCTTCCGCTTTTTCAAGCCCGAAGTTGGGGAACTAATCCAGATGAGGATGAGAGAAATCCTCGATGGTATAACAAAGGCCCATAGAGCAAGGTATGAGCTCAGCATAGAGGAGCTGACACCCCCAACTATAAACACCAAAGAGATGGCTGATTTTGCCAGAAAAGTTGCCGAGAAGTATGGCCTGAAGTACGGTGAGGTTAGACCAACAATGGGCGCAGAGGACTTTGCCTTCTATCTTCAGAAAGTTCCCGGGGCTTTCCTTGCCCTCGGAATCCGAAACGAGGAGAAGGGAATCATTTATCCTCACCACCACCCGAAGTTCGACGTGGATGAGGATGTCCTCTACATTGGAACGGCAATGGAAGTTGCCCTGGCCTTCGAGTTTTTGAGCGAGTGA